TAGTCTTCTTCGGTAAATTTAATGTAATAAAAATTTTAAAAAGCAATCAAATTATTAAAGATAAAAAAATAGAGTTTGAACAGCTTCGAAAGCAAAAAGGCAAATTGGCACAAGAGCGTCAACAACTTGAAAAAGCTGACTTAAAAGTCATAGA
The sequence above is drawn from the Candidatus Cloacimonadota bacterium genome and encodes:
- a CDS encoding septum formation initiator family protein; amino-acid sequence: MKLFVIILVLILLWIVFFGKFNVIKILKSNQIIKDKKIEFEQLRKQKGKLAQERQQLEKADLKVIEKKARELGMAKEGEKIIRIKTDKINKTN